A part of Helicoverpa zea isolate HzStark_Cry1AcR chromosome 17, ilHelZeax1.1, whole genome shotgun sequence genomic DNA contains:
- the LOC124638481 gene encoding uncharacterized protein LOC124638481 — MAICLTISWAEAQNGRGPQHQDHNGHGWDIRLAVPGEPGSDYPTLGAIPRTSFSCAGRDPGYYADIETNCQVFRVCTVGSTYGFQSFLCPNGTLFNQAVFVCDWWMNVDCQNSQQYINNNNEQFENLRLGPQLMKDIKKMLTHPMRNPYDKSAMKSNLIVMQEYKPPFGQLFPNGALLAGPERAPNNVYFPAKQIQQNLVQGNPNDYSFSASTPDPRYIPAPINTNFLPLQRDAEVFQRQRQNGQYNEVNNNGIQNARVQTTQTSQTGNLISNGHAGRFIQNGNSNSVNTNNYPQIQTPRPTQISNNFSQRQTSSVSNSQSGNVQNTQRVPNTKQRAQYSEPRRLPQTNNEASFSKSQNYVNNNNQDKQPYTYSTPSSNIQQYPNNLNNPAGRELKQNLVSTIKEIPSTVITKTLTYSRLVQEPKVGKPKSRITVKTWIVKPTKSARIIVDPTPYTYARPSPAPPSAPSPTARLIEENTPYVYEKPTTSQTEKIISPEPESGSDSEEPYSYPKPTPAAKQIETTEIQTTRIFIAPTTIPTRPTYSGRLSSPQTSPLPTKASRLYLTPSPFTSTARFYLPPPRNPTTLPRLYLPSDDVPQPVYYQSSQLRAAPTLPTTTRVTFTENFNQPSFSVPKQSQMNINQENLTFADILTKEKLDITVNDIVKDTDSILKTASPPQYVQYRKEFKSIDYSDKNNYIARTTTDSGESLTSQVPIQTPTVSSKSSRIIATPATSLQPPNENFIYQNSNKLSNLPFFKETGIPNTIERTVSIKITIPERIAAYLFKNRSDPTYDKLEILNTGSSNYLVMSDNFLNNRNAFNFIPIAKLIGGQNSNNISDSQALVYSFLTDSINVAREYNNIAQQEILTSTASPTPAQFQNLNNDKLSQITNQISSLTSSQYTSNDPNSFVNSANIPKPKPNINQLNQFTGNAKYTDGRNQGQQIQTNQFTPSQQTQGEFYSSRYQIPNTQQNILNSQNQLYSGQLYQWSVPDVTNQIYNRPSPANFINPSNIQQQPTQMFTLQRNTNQNNAMDNFKQSNPQFEVVKADTVDLNPAKLQLESPNGAEQFSSQEALNNLINSQSGISAQLEDKIVGTIPHPLEENKLLTYKKDQSYYLYTKLEDNTIDQNSQTNQQTNTNTQQNAKLIQTNGNNMPNVVSFQLIPSVSYELEDEKDKQEILSAFQIDEFGAPRDITRPQNEANKNQGQQIMTSRIDFAVEHPSTPKQNDQYRINPLYSGPSSYTAPQSSVGSLGSRQVVQNNFNSRLEDFDSNNSNGYPKDRPARQFFS, encoded by the exons ATGGCCA TATGCCTCACCATTTCATGGGCAGAAGCCCAGAATGGTCGAGGGCCGCAGCATCAAGACCACAACGGTCACGGGTGGGATATCCGGCTGGCAGTTCCAGGGGAACCCGGCAGTGATTATCCTACTCTGGGCGCTATACCCAGGACATCCTTTTCTTGCGCGGGAAGAGACCCAG GATATTATGCAGACATAGAAACAAATTGTCAAGTCTTCCGAGTCTGCACAGTAGGATCAACCTACGGCTTCCAGTCGTTCCTCTGTCCAAACGGAACTTTGTTCAACCAAGCGGTGTTCGTATGCGACTGGTGGATGAACGTCGACTGCCAAAACTCTCAACAGTACATCAACAACAATAACGAACAATTCGAAAATCTGCGATTAGGTCCACAACTCATGAAGGATATTAAGAAAATGCTCACTCATCCAATGCGTAACCCCTACGACAAGAGTGCGATGAAGAGTAATCTCATTGTAATGCAAGAATACAAGCCACCGTTTGGTCAGCTGTTCCCGAACGGAGCCCTATTAGCAGGGCCTGAACGAGCTCCTAACAACGTTTATTTTCCAGCGAAACAAATCCAACAGAACCTAGTTCAAGGCAATCCAAATGATTACTCGTTCTCAGCGTCTACACCTGACCCCAGATATATTCCTGCCCCAATCAACACTAACTTTTTACCTTTGCAAAGAGATGCAGAAGTATTCCAAAGGCAGCGACAAAATGGCCAGTATaatgaagtaaataataatggtATCCAAAACGCTAGAGTGCAAACAACTCAGACATCACAGACTGGAAACCTTATTTCTAACGGTCATGCAGGCAGATTTATACAAAATGGAAATTCAAATTCTGTAAACACAAATAATTACCCCCAAATACAAACACCACGACCGACGCAGATATCAAATAATTTTTCACAGAGACAAACAAGTTCTGTAAGCAACTCCCAATCAGGCAATGTACAAAATACACAGAGAGTACCAAATACAAAGCAACGTGCACAGTACTCAGAACCCAGAAGACTACCTCAAACAAACAACGAGGCTTCCTTTTCTAAATCACAGAACTacgtaaacaataataatcaaGATAAACAACCATACACATACAGTACTCCATCTTCCAATATACAACAAtatccaaataatttaaacaatccAGCAGGTAGAGAACTTAAACAAAACTTGGTAAGTACAATTAAAGAGATTCCATCAAcagttataacaaaaacattaacgTATAGCAGGTTAGTGCAGGAGCCAAAAGTAGGTAAACCAAAATCCAGAATTACAGTCAAAACTTGGATTGTAAAACCAACTAAATCCGCTAGAATAATAGTGGACCCCACGCCTTACACGTATGCAAGACCCTCACCCGCCCCTCCATCCGCCCCATCACCTACAGCAAGACTTATTGAAGAAAATACACCTTACGTGTACGAAAAACCGACAACATCTCAAACTGAAAAGATAATCTCACCAGAACCAGAATCTGGATCAGATTCTGAGGAGCCCTATTCTTACCCAAAGCCTACCCCTGCTGCTAAGCAAATTGAAACCACTGAAATTCAAACCACACGTATCTTTATCGCACCCACAACTATTCCAACTCGTCCAACATATTCAGGGCGATTAAGTTCCCCACAAACGTCTCCGCTTCCCACGAAAGCATCCCGACTTTACCTAACTCCATCTCCATTTACATCAACAGCTAGATTTTATCTTCCACCACCTCGGAACCCAACAACACTGCCACGGTTGTATTTACCTTCAGACGATGTACCACAACCCGTATACTATCAAAGTTCTCAGCTAAGAGCTGCCCCGACCTTGCCTACCACTACTCGCGTAACATTCACTGAAAACTTTAATCAACCATCGTTTTCTGTCCCAAAACAATCCCAAATGAATATCAACCAAGAAAATTTAACATTTGCTGATATACTTACTAAGGAAAAACTAGATATAACCGTAAACGACATAGTAAAAGATACAGATAGTATTTTGAAAACTGCCTCTCCTCCACAATACGTTCAATATCGTAAAGAATTTAAATCTATCGATTATTCAGATAAGAATAACTACATAGCACGGACAACTACTGATAGTGGCGAAAGTTTAACATCTCAAGTTCCAATACAGACTCCAACTGTATCCTCAAAAAGTTCACGAATTATAGCAACGCCTGCAACAAGTTTACAACCTCCAAACgaaaactttatttatcaaaatagtaATAAGCTTTCTAATTTGCCTTTCTTCAAGGAAACTGGCATTCCAAATACAATAGAGCGCacggtttcaataaaaataactattccCGAAAGAATTGCTGCGTACCTTTTCAAGAATCGAAGTGACCCCACCTATGATAAActagaaatattaaatactgGAAGCAGCAACTATTTGGTTATGAGTGACAACTTCTTAAACAATAGAAATGCATTCAATTTTATTCCTATCGCTAAGCTAATCGGTGGTCAAAACTCAAATAATATTTCTGATTCACAGGCGCTCGTGTACTCATTCTTGACTGATTCCATCAACGTAGCGAGAGAATACAACAACATTGCACAACAAGAGATATTGACGTCTACAGCATCACCTACTCCAGCACAGTTTCAGAATCTAAACAATGATAAACTGTCACAAATCACCAATCAGATATCATCGCTTACATCGTCACAATATACTAGTAACGACCCGAACAGTTTTGTCAATAGTGCAAATATTCCTAAACCAAAACCTAACATTAATCAACTTAATCAATTTACAGGCAATGCAAAATACACTGATGGTCGAAACCAGGGTCAACAGATACAAACAAATCAATTCACTCCTTCACAACAAACACAAGGTGAATTTTACTCATCACGATATCAAATACCCAATACTCAACAAAATATTCTTAACAGTCAGAACCAATTGTACAGTGGTCAATTATATCAATGGTCTGTTCCAGATGTAACTAATCAGATTTACAACCGCCCGAGTCCAGCTAACTTCATCAATCCCAGCAACATTCAACAACAACCTACACAAATGTTCACTTTACAACGCAACACTAATCAAAACAATGCAATGGACAATTTTAAGCAATCAAATCCTCAATTTGAAGTCGTGAAAGCAGATACTGTTGATTTGAACCCAGCTAAACTGCAACTTGAATCTCCTAATGGAGCTGAACAGTTCTCTAGTCAAGAAGCTCTCAATAATTTGATCAATAGCCAAAGCGGAATATCAGCACAGCTAGAAGATAAAATAGTAGGCACTATACCGCATCCATTAGAAGAAAACAAACTGCTCACATACAAGAAGGATCAATCATACTACCTTTACACTAAATTGGAAGACAATACGATCGATCAAAATTCTCAAACAAACCAGCAGACTAACACGAACACTCAACAAAACGCGAAATTGATCCAAACTAATGGCAACAATATGCCAAATGTAGTTTCATTCCAACTTATACCTTCAGTGAGTTACGAATTAGAAGACGAGAAAGATAAACAAGAAATTTTAAGTGCTTTCCAAATAGATGAGTTCGGCGCTCCCAGAGACATAACGAGACCGCAGAACGAAGCAAACAAAAATCAAGGACAGCAAATTATGACGTCTAGAATAGATTTTGCAGTGGAGCACCCAAGCACACCTAAACAAAATGATCAGTACAGAATAAACCCGTTGTACTCTGGACCATCTTCTTATACTGCTCCACAATCATCAGTGGGTAGCCTAGGGTCTAGACAAGTAGTACAAAACAATTTCAACTCTAGACTAGAAGACTTTGATAGCAATAATAGTAACGGCTACCCCAAAGATAGGCCTGCGCGACaattcttttcttga